A portion of the Microbacterium hominis genome contains these proteins:
- a CDS encoding sugar ABC transporter substrate-binding protein produces the protein MSVSARSWAASFGALVVAVSLGGCAADTGGADGTIALLLPDAKTARYETFDRPLFEQRIAELGDYRVMYANADQDAAKQQQQAESALASGTDVLVLDPVDARAAVSLVASANAQGVPVISYDRLVAGGDLAYYVSFDNEKVGRLQAEAFVAELDARHPEGAGVLMVNGSPTDSNAALFREGARELIDASDLEVLAEYSTPDWSPDKAQEWVAGQISQYGERIAGVYAANDGTASGAVAALKAAGVERWPVITGQDAELTAIQRIVAGDQHMTVYKAIRPQAELAAEVAVALVRGESVTAPLEIDGTPATLLDPVAVTVDDIMGTVVADGFWSVEEICTPAYADACAAAGIG, from the coding sequence ATGTCCGTGTCTGCGCGCAGCTGGGCGGCCTCGTTCGGGGCGCTCGTCGTCGCCGTCTCGCTGGGCGGGTGCGCCGCCGACACGGGCGGCGCCGACGGCACGATCGCCCTGCTGCTGCCCGACGCCAAGACCGCACGGTACGAGACTTTCGACCGGCCGCTGTTCGAGCAGCGCATCGCCGAGCTCGGCGACTACCGGGTGATGTACGCGAACGCCGACCAGGATGCCGCCAAGCAGCAGCAGCAGGCCGAATCCGCTCTCGCCTCCGGCACCGACGTGCTGGTGCTCGACCCGGTCGACGCGCGGGCGGCGGTGAGCCTGGTCGCCAGCGCCAACGCGCAGGGGGTGCCCGTCATCTCGTACGACCGTCTCGTGGCCGGCGGCGACCTCGCGTACTACGTCTCGTTCGACAACGAGAAGGTGGGGCGCCTGCAGGCGGAGGCCTTCGTCGCCGAGCTCGACGCGCGGCATCCGGAAGGCGCCGGAGTGCTCATGGTCAACGGCTCCCCCACCGACAGCAACGCGGCGCTGTTCCGTGAGGGCGCACGCGAGCTCATCGACGCGAGCGACCTCGAGGTGCTGGCCGAGTACAGCACCCCCGACTGGAGCCCCGACAAGGCGCAGGAGTGGGTGGCGGGCCAGATCTCTCAGTACGGCGAACGCATCGCGGGCGTGTACGCGGCCAACGACGGCACGGCCAGCGGCGCCGTGGCGGCTCTGAAGGCGGCCGGGGTCGAGCGCTGGCCCGTCATCACGGGGCAGGACGCCGAGCTCACCGCCATCCAGCGCATCGTCGCCGGCGACCAGCACATGACCGTCTACAAGGCGATCCGGCCGCAGGCCGAACTGGCCGCCGAGGTCGCCGTCGCGCTGGTCCGCGGCGAGAGCGTCACGGCCCCCCTCGAGATCGACGGCACACCGGCGACGCTGCTCGACCCGGTGGCCGTCACCGTCGACGACATCATGGGCACGGTCGTCGCCGACGGGTTCTGGAGCGTCGAGGAGATCTGCACACCCGCCTACGCCGATGCGTGCGCGGCGGCCGGCATCGGGTAG
- a CDS encoding ROK family transcriptional regulator translates to MARRGVPPGSQTSLREANRARLIESLKRHGRLTQVELAGSTGLSPATVSNIVKELTASGILATSVTSRSGRRATLVSLARQLGLVAGVHFSSRQLRIAIADATRTVVAQTSLPLALDHRYDAELERLTLLLGDMMESLGGSVADLLAVGLAIPAPVDPRTGMVSTSGLLRGWEGVDIAAALTRRIRRPVYVDSEANLGGLAEAREGSARDAASAVFIRIGHTISAGLVVGGDLFRGVNGKAGQIGHVTIDENGPICRCSNRGCLETYAAGPALLSLFPAGEGMQRLSDLLHAAEGGDGASRRVIADAGRHIGVAAASLCNLFDPELIVVGGELAEAGEILISPMRHSLERTALSSHAGLPEIVAASFGEWAETRGAIALALEHVSLDAGAVPITA, encoded by the coding sequence GTGGCACGCCGTGGAGTCCCGCCGGGCTCGCAGACCTCCCTGCGAGAGGCCAATCGCGCGCGCCTGATCGAGTCGCTCAAGCGCCACGGTCGTCTCACCCAGGTGGAGCTGGCCGGCAGCACGGGTCTGTCGCCGGCGACGGTGTCGAACATCGTCAAGGAGCTCACCGCCTCCGGCATCCTCGCCACCTCGGTGACCTCGCGCTCGGGCCGCCGGGCCACCCTCGTCTCCCTCGCCCGCCAGCTGGGCCTGGTCGCGGGCGTGCACTTCAGCTCCCGGCAGCTGCGCATCGCGATCGCCGACGCCACCCGCACGGTCGTCGCGCAGACCTCGCTCCCCCTCGCCCTGGACCACCGCTACGACGCGGAGCTCGAGCGGCTGACGCTCCTCCTCGGCGACATGATGGAATCGCTCGGCGGCAGCGTCGCCGACCTCCTGGCGGTCGGCCTCGCCATACCCGCGCCGGTCGATCCCCGGACGGGAATGGTCTCGACCTCCGGTCTCCTGCGCGGCTGGGAAGGCGTCGACATCGCCGCCGCCCTCACCCGTCGCATCCGCCGTCCGGTCTACGTCGACAGCGAGGCCAATCTCGGCGGCCTCGCCGAGGCGCGCGAAGGCAGCGCCCGGGATGCCGCGTCTGCGGTGTTCATCCGCATCGGCCACACCATCAGCGCCGGCCTCGTCGTCGGCGGGGACCTGTTCCGCGGCGTCAACGGCAAGGCCGGCCAGATCGGCCATGTGACCATCGACGAGAACGGTCCGATCTGCCGCTGCAGCAACCGGGGCTGCCTCGAGACGTACGCTGCCGGCCCGGCCCTGCTGTCGCTGTTCCCGGCGGGCGAGGGGATGCAGCGCCTGAGCGACCTCCTGCACGCCGCCGAGGGCGGCGACGGCGCCTCGCGCCGCGTCATCGCCGACGCCGGTCGGCACATCGGGGTGGCGGCCGCGAGCCTGTGCAACCTGTTCGACCCCGAGCTCATCGTCGTCGGGGGCGAGCTTGCCGAGGCGGGCGAGATCCTCATCTCGCCGATGCGACACTCGCTCGAGCGCACCGCCCTGTCCTCGCACGCGGGACTGCCGGAGATCGTCGCCGCGTCGTTCGGCGAGTGGGCCGAGACGCGGGGGGCGATCGCTCTCGCCCTCGAGCACGTCTCCCTCGACGCGGGCGCCGTGCCCATCACGGCGTAG
- a CDS encoding NYN domain-containing protein has translation MPDPQNPRVAVYLDFDNIVMSWYDRVHGRNAYSRDRQKIGQDPADPEITERLAAATIDVGAIIDYAASFGTLVLTRAYADWSAPVNAEYRSQLVARAVDLVQLFPAAAYAKNGADIRLAVDTVEDMFRLPDLTHVVIVAGDSDYVPLAQRCKRLGRIVVGVGVAGSTAKSLAAACDQFDAYDSLPGVTAPATKKAKADADSAASKPSKRRKPAADPAADLLERALRLELERTDDEWVHASALKSLLRRMDPSFSEKGLGHKSFTDFISAHPKVAELKEEGNVRLVRLATGT, from the coding sequence ATGCCCGATCCGCAGAACCCCCGCGTCGCGGTCTATCTCGACTTCGACAACATCGTGATGTCCTGGTACGACCGCGTCCACGGCCGCAACGCGTACTCCCGCGACCGGCAGAAGATCGGCCAGGACCCCGCCGATCCCGAGATCACCGAGCGCCTCGCGGCGGCAACGATCGACGTCGGCGCGATCATCGACTACGCCGCCTCGTTCGGCACGCTCGTGCTCACCCGCGCCTACGCGGACTGGTCCGCCCCGGTCAATGCCGAATACCGTTCGCAGCTGGTGGCCCGCGCGGTCGACCTCGTGCAGCTGTTCCCAGCCGCGGCGTACGCGAAGAACGGCGCCGACATCCGCCTCGCCGTCGACACCGTCGAGGACATGTTCCGCCTCCCCGACCTCACCCACGTCGTGATCGTCGCCGGCGACTCCGACTACGTGCCGCTCGCCCAGCGCTGCAAGCGGCTCGGCCGGATCGTCGTCGGCGTCGGGGTGGCGGGGTCCACGGCGAAGTCGCTGGCGGCCGCATGCGACCAGTTCGACGCGTACGACTCGCTGCCCGGTGTCACCGCCCCGGCGACGAAGAAGGCGAAGGCGGATGCCGACAGCGCGGCATCCAAGCCCTCGAAGCGCCGCAAACCCGCCGCCGACCCCGCCGCCGACCTGCTCGAGCGCGCGCTGCGGCTGGAGCTCGAGCGCACCGACGACGAGTGGGTGCACGCGTCGGCGCTGAAGAGCCTGCTGCGACGCATGGACCCGTCGTTCAGCGAGAAGGGCCTCGGGCACAAGTCGTTCACGGACTTCATCTCCGCCCATCCGAAGGTCGCGGAGCTCAAGGAGGAGGGCAACGTGCGCCTCGTGCGCCTGGCGACGGGCACGTGA
- a CDS encoding Gfo/Idh/MocA family protein, translating to MTGLRWGILATGGIAHAFTRDLRTAGLTVTAVGSRRAEAAQAFAAEFGIPNVHDSYEALVADPEVDIVYIATPHPMHRDNAVLALTHGKHVLVEKPFTLTALEAAEVREVAAARGLLAMEAMWTRYLPHMIRIREIIAAGTLGEIRVVTADHTQRISSDPTHRLNALELGGGALLDLGIYPVSFAWDILGAPTAIAAVARLGETGADTEVATILTHASGALSTSISASRSVGPNTAAIVGAEARIEIDPVWYTPTSFRVVAPDGTVLEEYRSDIAGRGMQFQAIAAEELIAAGRTDGEILPIDETVAIMGTLDDIRGQIGLRYPGEH from the coding sequence ATGACCGGACTTCGCTGGGGCATCCTCGCCACGGGCGGCATCGCCCACGCCTTCACCCGTGACCTTCGCACCGCGGGACTGACCGTCACCGCGGTGGGCTCCCGCCGCGCCGAGGCCGCGCAGGCGTTCGCGGCCGAGTTCGGCATCCCGAACGTGCACGACTCGTACGAGGCGCTCGTCGCCGATCCCGAGGTCGACATCGTCTACATCGCAACCCCGCACCCGATGCACCGCGACAACGCCGTGCTCGCCCTCACCCACGGCAAGCACGTGCTCGTGGAGAAGCCATTCACCCTCACCGCGCTCGAGGCCGCCGAGGTGCGCGAGGTCGCCGCCGCGCGCGGCCTGCTGGCGATGGAGGCGATGTGGACCCGGTACCTGCCGCACATGATCCGCATCCGGGAGATCATCGCCGCCGGCACGCTGGGCGAGATCCGCGTCGTCACCGCCGACCACACCCAGCGCATCTCCAGCGATCCCACCCACCGGCTCAACGCGCTGGAGCTCGGTGGCGGCGCGCTGCTGGATCTCGGGATCTACCCCGTCTCGTTCGCCTGGGACATCCTCGGGGCTCCCACCGCGATCGCCGCCGTCGCCCGTCTGGGCGAGACCGGCGCCGACACGGAGGTCGCGACGATCCTCACCCACGCGTCGGGCGCGCTGTCGACCTCGATCTCGGCATCCCGCTCGGTCGGCCCCAACACGGCGGCGATCGTGGGGGCCGAAGCCCGCATCGAGATCGACCCCGTCTGGTACACGCCCACGTCCTTCCGCGTCGTCGCCCCCGACGGCACCGTGCTCGAGGAGTACCGGTCCGACATCGCCGGCCGCGGGATGCAGTTCCAGGCGATCGCCGCCGAGGAGCTCATCGCCGCGGGCCGCACCGACGGCGAGATCCTTCCCATCGATGAGACGGTCGCGATCATGGGCACCCTCGACGACATCCGCGGGCAGATCGGCCTGCGCTACCCGGGAGAGCACTGA
- a CDS encoding O-acetylhomoserine aminocarboxypropyltransferase/cysteine synthase family protein: protein MVCMTENPRAFATAQVQAGFHPGAAENTAIPPIHQSNAFEFSSLSEARDLFALRREGNIYSRAANPTVLIFERRVAELEGGIAASGVSSGQAAVAVALLALAKQGEHIVAARQLYGGTVDLLQDTFADWGIEVDFVDQDDLDAWRAALRPTTRALFAESITNPIAQVLDVPAVAEIAHAAGVPLVIDNTVATPYLQRPKDLGADIVVHSATKFLGGHGTSLGGVVVDLGTFDFGADPERWPQLNLPYDRVRGESLVERFGATGSPYITLVKTKYVHDLGPSLSAFNAFQLLQGLETLDLRMQRHVANGLAVARFLAAHPAVARVHHPGLEASPWHGAAQRFLPRGVASVFSFDVHSTDDAEADFARIERLIAGLSVVRLVANIGDARSLIAHPSSMTHSHMTPAQAAEAGICPTTIRLSIGLEDADDIIADLARALDLLAAEAADVDAARPLASLVSEA from the coding sequence ATGGTGTGCATGACCGAGAACCCGCGCGCCTTCGCGACGGCGCAGGTGCAGGCCGGGTTCCACCCGGGAGCCGCCGAGAACACCGCCATCCCGCCGATCCACCAGTCGAACGCGTTCGAGTTCTCCTCGCTCAGCGAGGCCCGCGACCTGTTCGCCCTGCGCCGCGAGGGCAACATCTACAGTCGCGCGGCCAATCCGACGGTGCTCATCTTCGAGCGCCGCGTCGCCGAGCTGGAGGGCGGCATCGCCGCGTCGGGCGTCTCGTCGGGGCAGGCCGCCGTCGCGGTCGCGCTGCTGGCGCTGGCGAAGCAGGGTGAGCACATCGTCGCCGCCCGACAGCTGTACGGCGGCACCGTCGACCTCCTGCAGGACACGTTCGCCGACTGGGGCATCGAGGTCGACTTCGTCGATCAGGACGACCTGGATGCCTGGCGGGCGGCGCTGCGTCCGACGACGCGCGCCCTGTTCGCCGAGTCGATCACGAACCCGATCGCGCAGGTGCTCGACGTGCCGGCCGTGGCGGAGATCGCCCATGCGGCCGGCGTGCCGCTGGTCATCGACAACACGGTGGCGACCCCGTACCTGCAGCGCCCGAAGGACCTCGGCGCCGACATCGTCGTGCACTCGGCGACGAAGTTCCTCGGCGGTCACGGCACGTCGCTGGGCGGCGTCGTGGTGGACCTCGGCACCTTCGACTTCGGCGCCGACCCCGAGCGCTGGCCGCAGCTGAACCTGCCCTACGACCGCGTGCGCGGCGAGAGCCTGGTCGAGCGCTTCGGCGCGACCGGCTCGCCGTACATCACCCTCGTGAAGACCAAGTACGTGCACGACCTCGGGCCGTCGCTGTCGGCGTTCAACGCGTTCCAGCTGCTGCAGGGCCTGGAGACCCTCGATCTGCGCATGCAGCGGCACGTGGCCAACGGCCTCGCGGTGGCGCGCTTCCTCGCCGCGCATCCCGCCGTCGCGCGGGTGCACCACCCGGGCCTCGAGGCCAGCCCCTGGCACGGTGCGGCCCAGCGCTTCCTCCCGCGCGGCGTGGCATCGGTGTTCTCCTTCGACGTGCATTCCACCGACGACGCGGAGGCCGACTTCGCCCGCATCGAGCGGCTGATCGCTGGACTGTCGGTCGTGCGCCTGGTCGCGAACATCGGCGACGCGCGCAGCCTCATCGCCCACCCGTCGTCGATGACGCACAGCCACATGACGCCCGCGCAGGCCGCGGAGGCCGGGATCTGTCCGACCACGATCCGTCTGTCGATCGGGCTGGAAGACGCCGACGACATCATCGCCGACCTCGCCCGCGCCCTGGATCTGCTCGCCGCCGAGGCGGCGGACGTCGACGCCGCACGGCCGCTGGCGTCGCTAGTCTCGGAGGCATGA
- a CDS encoding sulfurtransferase, producing MTAAHAPLAAPLIDAGALADLLARDARVRLLDVRWRIDRPDGRAEYLQAHLPGAVHVDLERELSRHGEPAEGRHPLPGRDALQDAARRWGLRRGDAVVVYDDAGSVPAARAWWMLTRSGLADVRVLDGGLAAWRAAGLPVEAGAVAAERGDVVLQEISTGVVDIDQAAARAAEHRLVDVRAPARYRGETEPIDPVAGHIPGAVNLPTLAHIVDGRFRSPEEIRAAFAAVGIAPGVGAAASCGSGVNAAHSALAAAVAGIDLDVYVGSWSQWCNTPGRPVAIGDEPAASRG from the coding sequence GTGACCGCCGCCCACGCCCCGCTCGCCGCCCCGCTCATCGATGCCGGTGCCCTTGCCGACCTGCTCGCTCGCGATGCGCGCGTGCGCCTGCTCGACGTGCGGTGGCGCATCGATCGGCCCGACGGGCGCGCGGAGTACCTGCAGGCCCACCTGCCCGGCGCCGTGCACGTCGACCTCGAGCGCGAGCTCTCGCGCCACGGCGAGCCGGCCGAGGGACGGCATCCCCTGCCCGGTCGCGACGCGCTGCAGGACGCCGCGCGCCGGTGGGGCCTTCGCCGGGGCGACGCGGTGGTCGTCTACGACGACGCCGGCTCGGTGCCGGCGGCCAGAGCCTGGTGGATGCTGACGCGCAGCGGTCTCGCCGATGTGCGCGTGCTCGACGGGGGCCTGGCGGCGTGGCGCGCCGCGGGGCTGCCGGTCGAGGCCGGCGCCGTCGCCGCGGAGCGGGGCGACGTGGTGCTGCAGGAGATCTCGACCGGGGTCGTGGACATCGACCAGGCGGCCGCGCGGGCGGCCGAGCACCGGCTCGTCGACGTGCGCGCCCCCGCCCGGTACCGCGGCGAGACCGAGCCGATCGACCCCGTCGCCGGCCACATCCCGGGCGCGGTCAACCTCCCCACTCTCGCGCACATCGTCGACGGGCGGTTCCGATCGCCGGAGGAGATCCGCGCCGCCTTCGCCGCCGTGGGCATCGCGCCGGGGGTGGGCGCCGCCGCCTCGTGCGGGTCGGGTGTCAACGCCGCGCACTCCGCGCTCGCCGCGGCGGTGGCCGGAATCGACCTCGACGTGTACGTCGGCTCGTGGAGTCAGTGGTGCAACACGCCCGGGCGCCCGGTGGCGATCGGCGACGAGCCGGCCGCGTCGCGCGGCTGA